A genomic stretch from Chitinophagaceae bacterium includes:
- a CDS encoding DUF11 domain-containing protein, translated as MNNFIKQLLFIIALVFGSNFLHAQSITPFTIWKQVTQRGDITFTGNTTLTCNGGALCNTGRTAVSPTGNGGGNNFNNNGFTMIYNNIADATDPVPRFSRTNADLTLGTTGGCGVIYAVLFWGGTITTGTTNYAKRDSVYFKTPIGGYTGLKADILTDAAIPFNGYYCYKDVTNLVRQGGTGTYWLANQVTQTGATGRCGGWALVVIYNDPTLPLRNLTIFRGISAINAANPQNIPISGFFTPPSPASVNLKLGVFSLEGDRGTLGDSLKFNGNPGFGFLSVFDTKNPNNNAFNSTINNNTAEITRNPTYPNTLGIDADIFVPDNTTYNYLLNSATSATIRMTSSGDVYAPFMISTAIDVFEPNIEITKEVLDINGGLVELGDTLKFDLKVVNKGNDPATNVILHDSLYGAMDYVPGSLKINTGANAGIKTDGAGDDQAEFALSGGVNFVKFRLGAGANATTGGAMGITAATDSLTTMEFKVTVTTDCQIFHCNSNIVNKAFVTFVGNISGASRSTYSSPTGLDEYGCPAIGPTTLVVNVPPCTPPADTSITGCSPYPLSNILPFRPGYNQYYNSSWATVTDATSTGTYYAIKQLYPGCNDTIQMNMTITCTLPVILSYFKGEYNNNAVKLYWKIETQSGFSHFEIERSTDGRNFSTIGNVALSGNDLYNFADINLTSGSIYYYRLKMIDIDGNFKYSNIVVERM; from the coding sequence ATGAATAATTTTATAAAACAGTTACTTTTTATTATTGCCTTAGTTTTTGGCAGTAACTTTCTACATGCCCAATCTATAACACCTTTTACAATTTGGAAACAGGTTACACAGAGAGGCGATATTACTTTTACGGGTAATACCACATTAACCTGTAATGGTGGGGCACTTTGCAATACTGGCCGGACAGCGGTATCACCAACCGGTAATGGCGGTGGCAATAATTTCAATAACAATGGTTTTACCATGATTTACAATAATATTGCTGATGCCACCGACCCGGTTCCCCGTTTCAGCCGCACCAATGCTGATTTAACTTTGGGCACAACTGGTGGTTGCGGAGTAATTTACGCTGTACTATTTTGGGGTGGAACTATTACAACCGGAACAACAAACTATGCTAAAAGAGATTCTGTTTATTTTAAAACTCCCATTGGTGGTTACACCGGATTAAAAGCTGATATACTTACTGATGCGGCAATTCCTTTTAATGGTTATTATTGTTATAAAGATGTAACCAATTTAGTAAGACAAGGGGGAACAGGTACATATTGGTTAGCAAACCAAGTAACACAAACAGGGGCAACTGGCCGTTGTGGCGGTTGGGCATTGGTTGTAATTTATAATGACCCAACATTACCATTACGTAACCTAACCATATTCAGAGGTATTTCAGCAATTAATGCTGCAAATCCACAAAACATTCCAATTTCTGGTTTCTTTACTCCGCCATCTCCGGCTTCTGTTAATTTAAAATTGGGGGTGTTTTCTTTGGAAGGGGACAGAGGTACATTGGGAGATAGTTTGAAATTTAACGGTAACCCGGGTTTTGGTTTTCTTTCTGTATTTGACACAAAGAACCCCAATAACAATGCATTTAACAGCACGATTAATAACAATACAGCAGAAATTACCCGTAACCCAACTTATCCAAATACTTTAGGCATTGATGCAGATATTTTTGTTCCTGATAATACAACATATAATTATTTACTCAACAGTGCAACGTCAGCAACAATAAGAATGACATCCTCCGGCGATGTATATGCCCCATTTATGATTTCAACAGCCATAGATGTTTTTGAGCCTAATATAGAAATAACTAAAGAAGTTTTGGATATAAATGGCGGATTAGTTGAACTGGGAGATACCTTGAAATTTGACTTAAAGGTGGTTAACAAAGGGAATGACCCTGCTACCAATGTAATTTTACATGATAGCTTATATGGAGCAATGGATTATGTACCCGGTTCTTTAAAAATAAATACCGGCGCAAATGCAGGTATTAAAACTGACGGGGCTGGTGACGACCAGGCTGAATTTGCTTTATCCGGTGGTGTTAATTTTGTAAAATTCAGATTAGGCGCCGGCGCTAATGCTACTACCGGTGGCGCTATGGGCATTACGGCAGCAACAGACAGTCTTACCACTATGGAATTTAAAGTTACAGTAACAACCGACTGCCAGATTTTTCATTGTAATTCCAATATTGTAAATAAAGCTTTCGTAACATTTGTTGGAAACATATCTGGTGCCAGCCGTAGCACTTACAGCAGCCCAACTGGTTTAGACGAGTATGGATGCCCGGCAATAGGCCCAACAACACTTGTAGTAAATGTTCCCCCATGTACACCACCTGCAGATACTTCAATTACCGGATGTTCACCTTATCCGCTTTCAAACATTTTGCCATTCAGGCCGGGATACAATCAATATTACAACAGCAGTTGGGCGACTGTTACCGATGCGACATCTACTGGAACTTACTATGCAATTAAGCAATTATATCCGGGGTGTAATGACACTATTCAGATGAATATGACTATAACTTGTACATTACCTGTTATTTTAAGTTACTTTAAAGGCGAATACAATAACAATGCTGTAAAATTATATTGGAAAATAGAAACGCAATCTGGTTTTTCACATTTTGAAATTGAGAGAAGCACAGACGGCAGAAATTTTAGTACAATTGGAAATGTTGCCTTATCAGGTAATGACCTCTACAATTTTGCAGATATAAATCTAACTTCCGGTTCAATCTATTATTACCGTCTTAAAATGATTGATATTGATGGCAATTTTAAATACAGCAATATAGTGGTGGAAAGAATGTAA
- a CDS encoding phage integrase N-terminal SAM-like domain-containing protein: MEQRLKLKAFSSSTIRTYLNEMTQLLLTLKDVPADELKADHLKRYLVYCYEQLGLKENTLHSRINAMKFYYEQVLQREKFFGKYQDQRNN, translated from the coding sequence ATGGAACAGCGGTTGAAACTGAAAGCTTTCAGTTCTTCAACCATCCGCACTTATCTGAACGAAATGACGCAGCTGCTGCTTACCTTAAAAGATGTACCTGCCGATGAACTGAAAGCAGACCACCTGAAACGGTATCTTGTTTATTGTTATGAACAACTGGGTTTGAAAGAGAATACACTTCACAGCCGCATTAATGCCATGAAGTTTTATTATGAACAGGTATTACAAAGAGAAAAGTTTTTTGGGAAATACCAAGACCAAAGAAACAATTGA
- a CDS encoding tyrosine-type recombinase/integrase produces the protein MILPKVLGEDELARLFNGLDNLKHKAMLFTAYSAGLRVSEIAALKIKNIDSGRMQIFIENAKGKKDRYVNLSPVLLDILRAYIKTYKPKPGIFLFESEQSGAAYPVRTIQKIFRIG, from the coding sequence TTGATTTTACCTAAGGTTTTGGGTGAAGATGAGTTAGCAAGATTATTTAACGGACTTGATAATCTTAAACACAAGGCAATGCTTTTTACTGCTTACAGTGCCGGTTTGCGGGTGAGTGAAATTGCAGCACTTAAAATAAAGAATATAGACAGCGGGAGGATGCAGATTTTTATTGAAAACGCAAAAGGCAAGAAAGACCGTTATGTAAATCTGAGTCCTGTTCTTCTTGATATTTTACGGGCATATATTAAAACCTATAAGCCAAAGCCAGGAATTTTTCTTTTTGAATCAGAGCAATCAGGTGCTGCTTACCCTGTACGAACTATTCAAAAAATATTTCGAATCGGCTAA
- a CDS encoding helix-turn-helix transcriptional regulator: protein MLALNVLKLLEDRGIVNPQTYLVKNGIPYYTVSRLVTNKTKNITYATLEKLCLICKCTPDDLFVWVADADLQLTEPVALEKLKPKPKPLSAAERMKNLSAEQLELLQQFINELEKK from the coding sequence ATGCTCGCTTTAAATGTATTAAAGCTCTTGGAAGACAGGGGTATTGTCAATCCTCAAACTTACTTAGTAAAAAATGGCATCCCTTATTATACGGTGAGCCGCCTTGTTACCAACAAAACAAAAAACATTACTTACGCTACTCTGGAAAAGCTTTGCCTGATCTGTAAGTGTACGCCTGATGATTTGTTTGTGTGGGTGGCTGATGCTGATTTGCAGTTAACGGAACCTGTTGCGCTGGAAAAGCTGAAACCAAAACCCAAGCCGCTGAGTGCTGCTGAACGGATGAAAAATTTATCGGCTGAACAGCTGGAACTACTGCAGCAGTTTATTAATGAGCTGGAGAAGAAGTGA
- a CDS encoding tyrosine-type recombinase/integrase, with protein sequence MRAIRCCLPCTNYSKNISNRLKIKAGIKKDVGVHSLRHSFATHLLEKGTDSPY encoded by the coding sequence ATCAGAGCAATCAGGTGCTGCTTACCCTGTACGAACTATTCAAAAAATATTTCGAATCGGCTAAAAATAAAGGCCGGAATAAAGAAAGACGTTGGAGTACATTCATTAAGACACAGTTTTGCAACACATTTACTGGAAAAAGGAACAGATTCACCCTATTAA